In the genome of Raphanus sativus cultivar WK10039 chromosome 4, ASM80110v3, whole genome shotgun sequence, one region contains:
- the LOC108854424 gene encoding fructose-bisphosphate aldolase 6, cytosolic-like — protein MWSLTLVLNVDGSHDINKCAAVTERFLAACYKALSDHCVILEGTLLKPNMVTPGSESAKVAVAPEVIAEYTVRALQRTVPAILFLSGGQSEEEATRNLNAMNQLKTKKPWSLSFCFGRALQQSALKTWGGKEKNVKKAQDVFLVRCKANSEAALGAYKCESLHVKDYKY, from the coding sequence atgTGGAGCCTGACGTTAGTGTTGAATGTTGATGGGTCGCATGATATCAACAAGTGTGCAGCGGTGACAGAGCGTTTCCTTGCAGCTTGCTACAAAGCCCTGAGCGATCACTGTGTCATTCTTGAAGGAACGCTTCTGAAACCAAACATGGTTACTCCAGGTTCAGAGAGTGCTAAAGTTGCTGTTGCACCGGAGGTCATAGCGGAGTACACTGTCCGTGCCCTTCAGAGAACCGTTCCAGCCATACTGTTCTTGTCGGGAGGACAGAGTGAGGAAGAGGCGACGAGAAACCTGAATGCTATGAACCAGCTGAAGACAAAGAAGCCTTGGTCTCTGTCGTTTTGCTTTGGAAGGGCGTTGCAGCAGAGCGCGCTTAAGACTTGGGGAGGGAAAGAGAAGAATGTGAAGAAGGCACAAGATGTGTTCTTGGTTAGGTGCAAGGCTAACTCTGAAGCTGCACTTGGTGCTTACAAATGTGAGAGCCTTCACGTTAAAGACTACAAATACTAA
- the LOC108854423 gene encoding fructose-bisphosphate aldolase 6, cytosolic — MASFTSKYADELIANAAYIGTPGKGILAADESTGTIGKRLSSINVENVESNRRALRELLFTTPGALPCLSGVILFEETLYQKSSNGKPFVDILKEGGVLPGIKVDKGTVELPGTNGETTTQGLDGLGDRCKKYYDAGARFAKWRAVLKIGSNEPSELAIQENAYGLARYAAICQENGLVPIVEPEILVDGSHDIKKCAEVTERVLAACYKALSDHGVMLEGTLLKPNMVTPGSESGKVEPEVVAEYTVRALQRTVPAAVPAVVFLSGGQSEEEATRNLNAMNRMKTTKKPWSLSFSFGRALQQSTLRTWGGKEENVRKAQEAFLVRCKANSEATLGVYKGDAQLGEGAAESLHVKDYKY, encoded by the exons ATGGCTTCCTTCACTAGCAAATACGCCG ATGAGCTGATCGCTAACGCCGCCTACATCGGCACACCCGGAAAAGGCATCCTCGCAGCAGACGAATCAACCGGCACAATCGGAAAACGTCTCTCCAGCATCAACGTCGAGAACGTCGAGTCCAACAGACGCGCTCTCCGCGAGCTTCTCTTCACCACTCCTGGAGCTCTCCCTTGCCTCAGCGGCGTCATCCTCTTCGAAGAAACTCTCTACCAGAAGAGCTCCAACGGTAAGCCTTTTGTGGATATTCTAAAGGAAGGAGGAGTGTTACCTGGCATCAAAGTCGACAAGGGAACCGTCGAGCTACCCGGAACCAACGGCGAGACCACCACACAAGGTCTCGACGGTCTCGGAGACCGTTGCAAGAAGTACTACGACGCCGGTGCTCGTTTCGCCAAGTGGCGTGCGGTTCTCAAGATCGGCTCAAACGAGCCGTCTGAGCTGGCTATCCAAGAGAACGCTTACGGGTTAGCTAGATACGCGGCTATCTGTCAGGAGAACGGTCTTGTCCCCATCGTGGAGCCTGAGATCCTCGTTGACGGGTCTCATGATATCAAGAAGTGTGCGGAGGTGACGGAGCGTGTCCTCGCGGCTTGCTACAAGGCACTGAGCGATCACGGGGTCATGCTGGAAGGAACGCTTCTGAAACCGAACATGGTGACTCCGGGGTCGGAGAGCGGGAAAGTTGAACCAGAGGTGGTGGCGGAGTACACTGTTCGTGCGCTGCAGAGGACGGTGCCGGCGGCTGTTCCGGCTGTGGTGTTCTTGTCGGGAGGACAGAGCGAGGAAGAGGCGACGAGGAACCTGAACGCGATGAATAGGATGAAGACGACGAAGAAGCCTTGGTCGCTGTCGTTTTCGTTTGGGAGGGCGTTGCAGCAGAGCACGCTGAGGACGTGGGGAGGGAAAGAGGAGAATGTGAGGAAGGCGCAGGAGGCGTTCTTGGTTAGGTGCAAGGCTAACTCCGAGGCTACGCTTGGTGTTTACAAGGGTGATGCTCAGCTTGGTGAAGGTGCGGCTGAGAGCCTTCACGTTAAGGACTACAAGTACTGA
- the LOC108854422 gene encoding polyadenylation and cleavage factor homolog 4 codes for MENSRRPFDRSRDPGPMKKQRLSDVNSNARQRAAIGATASSSSSRFRAAAGGRETESGVASDPSGEAYQPQPVHPHYELVNQYKSALSELTINSKPIITNLTIIAGENVHAAKAVVSAVCNNILEVPIDQKLPTLYLLDSIVKNIGRDYIKYFAAKLPEVFVKAYRQVDPPMRSNMRHLFGTWKGVFHPQTLQQIEKELGFNAKSDVSAAVVSTGRAELQSQRPPSSIHVNPKYLERQRLQQSGRAKGLVTDVPEIASNLTRDSDRLERVSSIASGASRAGPVKVNAIRRSQRDSLSEPLYEKDIESISGEYDYASELPYNSRSVIKKVGPRVTDDVYEDQWYEAVSRGPDQISDQRDVLHTKSRISNYATARLENLESSGPSRNAGVPYDSWKNSEEEEFMWDMHSRLSETDVATVNPKNELHAPEESERLESENHLLKRPRLSALDPRFDPVSEQIDPSVFGRLTSSPRTLHDPEAFPPTTSNAARKGIQPQSKVSDRQSPLHDSTFKQSVAKQDSRRPHSLPQRDPRASRFPAKSQSVLRDDSVRPQFRKTNVIERHDTLQGEKIDSKSTIASQTTGQPNMSDLLESVMKSGILSNNLTNGASKEESSQVNPRAQTLSAAAKPKTSPNSVAANKLSARLKVERSSAPLGSGAVSFTGVTSAQTSKESSKASDPISSLLSSLVSKGLISASKTELPSLVQCAAAPSISQDHSPDHSTNSSTSVSVVPSDAQPLVLVKKEVAPVETAISEPENLIGVKFRADKIRELHTSVISSLFDDLPHLCTSCGVRLKQKEELDRHMELHDKKKLELISVTNSKCRVWFPKADDWVAGKAGELEPEYDEVLSDPESEEGPAVAADENQCACILCGEMFEDCFSQGTAQWLFKGASYLTIPPSKSETNGEIVHAVCLTKSSLSSFGVENAIKQENY; via the exons ATGGAGAATTCGCGTAGACCTTTcgatagatccagagatccagGTCCTATGAAGAAACAGAGGCTCAGCGATGTGAATTCGAACGCGCGGCAGAGAGCAGCGATCGGTGCTACGGCGTCGTCGTCTTCGTCGAGGTTTCGAGCTGCTGCGGGGGGCAGAGAAACGGAGAGTGGTGTTGCTAGCGATCCGAGCGGGGAGGCTTATCAGCCGCAACCGGTTCATCCGCATTACGAGCTAGTGAACCAGTATAAGTCGGCTTTATCGGAGCTCACGATCAACTCGAAGCCGATCATTACGAACCTCACGATAATTGCTGGGGAGAATGTTCATGCTGCCAAGGCCGTTGTTTCCGCCGTTTGCAACAACATCCTCGAG GTACCAATTGATCAGAAGTTGCCAACATTGTACCTGTTGGACAGCATTGTGAAGAACATTGGAAGGGATTACATTAAGTACTTTGCTGCCAAGCTGCCTgag GTATTTGTTAAGGCTTACAGACAAGTTGACCCTCCTATGCGTTCCAATATGCGGCATCTCTTTGGAACCTGGAAAGGAGTCTTTCATCCGCAAACTCTTCAGCAAATTGAGAAAGAACTTGGTTTTAATGCTAAAAGTGATGTCTCAGCTGCTGTTGTTAGCACAGGCAGAGCTGAGCTGCAGTCTCAGCGCCCACCAAGCAGCATCCATGTAAATCCCAAGTATCTAGAAAGGCAACGCCTTCAACAGTCAGGAAGG GCAAAAGGATTGGTTACTGATGTCCCTGAGATCGCATCCAATTTGACTAGGGATTCAGATAGACTGGAGAGAGTTTCAAGCATAGCATCTGGAGCCTCGCGGGCAGGTCCAGTTAAAGTAAAT GCCATTCGCCGGTCTCAAAGAGACTCACTCAGTGAACCCCTCTACGAGAAAGATATTGAGTCAATATCAGGTGAATATGATTATGCTTCTGAACTACCGTATAATTCTAGATCAGTGATTAAGAAGGTTGGTCCAAGGGTTACTGATGATGTGTATGAGGACCAGTGGTACGAAGCTGTGAGCAGGGGTCCTGATCAGATTTCTGACCAGAGGGATGTGTTACATACCAAAAGCAGAATTTCCAACTACGCGACTGCGAGACTAGAAAATTTGGAATCAAGTGGTCCTAGTAGAAACGCAGGTGTGCCGTATGATAGTTGGAAAAACTCTGAGGAAGAAGAGTTTATGTGGGACATGCACTCGAGGTTATCTGAAACAGATGTGGCCACTGTCAACCCAAAGAATGAGCTTCACGCACCAGAGGAATCAGAGAGATTG GAATCTGAAAATCACCTCTTAAAACGACCAAGGCTTTCAGCTCTCGACCCAAGATTTGATCCTGTCAGCGAGCAAATAGATCCAAGTGTTTTTGGCCGCTTGACGTCTTCTCCTAGGACTTTGCATGATCCAGAAGCTTTTCCTCCGACAACCTCTAATGCAGCTAGAAAGGGAATTCAGCCTCAATCTAAGGTGTCAGATAGACAGTCGCCTTTACATGATTCAACTTTTAAACAGAGTGTGGCCAAGCAAGATTCTAGAAGACCCCATTCCCTCCCTCAACGTGATCCTAGGGCTTCCCGGTTTCCAGCGAAATCTCAAAGTGTCCTCAGGGATGACTCTGTGCGGCCTCAGTTTAGAAAAACGAATGTGATTGAACGACATGATACATTGCAGGGTGAAAAGATTGACTCTAAGTCAACTATTGCTTCACAAACTACAGGACAACCCAACATGAGTGATTTGCTGGAATCAGTCATGAAGAGTGGAATCCTTTCTAATAATTTAACTAATGGTGCAAGCAAGGAGGAGAGTTCCCAGGTTAACCCAAGGGCACAAACTCTGTCAGCAGCCGCTAAGCCTAAGACTTCGCCAAATTCAGTGGCTGCTAACAAGTTATCAGCTCGTTTAAAAGTTGAACGATCCTCTGCTCCGCTTGGTTCGGGTGCAGTGTCTTTTACCGGTGTCACATCAGCACAGACATCAAAAGAGAGTAGTAAGGCCTCGGATCCTATTTCGTCTCTCTTGAGCTCATTGGTTTCAAAGGGATTGATATCTGCTTCGAAGACTGAGCTGCCATCCCTTGTACAATGTGCGGCTGCACCTTCTATATCGCAAGACCATAGTCCTGATCATTCTACCAATAGCTCTACGTCTGTATCTGTGGTTCCGTCTGATGCTCAGCCATTGGTTTTGGTGAAGAAGGAGGTAGCACCAGTTGAAACAGCAATTTCAGAACCCGAAAACCTCATAGGAGTTAAGTTTAGGGCAGATAAGATCCGTGAACTTCACACCTCGGTGATTAGCAGTCTCTTTGATGACCTTCCACATCTCTGCACCTCATGTGGCGTTCGCCTTAAACAAAAGGAAGAACTTGACAGGCACATGGAGCTTCACGATAAGAAGAAGCTTGAGTTAATAAGTGTCACAAACAGTAAATGTAGGGTTTGGTTTCCAAAGGCAGATGATTGGGTAGCAGGGAAAGCGGGAGAGCTAGAACCTGAATATGATGAAGTTCTGAGTGATCCTGAAAGTGAGGAAGGTCCAGCCGTAGCTGCTGATGAGAACCAGTGCGCGTGTATATTATGTGGAGAGATGTTTGAAGACTGTTTCAGTCAAGGAACGGCTCAATGGCTGTTCAAGGGAGCTTCGTACCTTACCATTCCTCCATCCAAAAGTGAGACAAATGGAGAGATCGTCCATGCAGTTTGTTTGACAAAAAGTTCTTTGTCGAGCTTTGGAGTTGAGAATGCAATAAAACAG GAAAATTATTGA
- the LOC130494266 gene encoding uncharacterized protein LOC130494266 isoform X2 produces the protein MSDGENSVMEIEEAKKTDTRTESTSIEETEGHATDLRTRESYGRTDRRRERDPRSSGEKMVKCRHGFLRRMQLRRVNIQLAPV, from the exons ATGAGCGATGGAGAGAACTCGGTGATGGAAATCGAAGAGGCTAAAAAAACTGATACAAGAACAGAGTCGACATCCATAGAAGAAACAGAG GGACACGCTACGGATTTGAGGACGAGGGAATCTTATGGAAGGACTGATCGGAGACGAGAAAGAGATCCAAGATCCTCGGGAGAAAAGATGGTAAAG TGTCGACACGGTTTTCTCAGGAGAATGCAACTCAGACGAGTGAATATCCAGCTCGCACCGGTGTAG
- the LOC130494266 gene encoding putative zinc finger CCCH domain-containing protein 9 isoform X1, translating to MSDGENSVMEIEEAKKTDTRTESTSIEETEGHATDLRTRESYGRTDRRRERDPRSSGEKMVKENATQTSEYPARTGVGDSYYYLKNGRCGFRLSCRFNHPPVSGNTKKDYFTVSY from the exons ATGAGCGATGGAGAGAACTCGGTGATGGAAATCGAAGAGGCTAAAAAAACTGATACAAGAACAGAGTCGACATCCATAGAAGAAACAGAG GGACACGCTACGGATTTGAGGACGAGGGAATCTTATGGAAGGACTGATCGGAGACGAGAAAGAGATCCAAGATCCTCGGGAGAAAAGATGGTAAAG GAGAATGCAACTCAGACGAGTGAATATCCAGCTCGCACCGGTGTAGGAGATAGTTACTATTACCTAAAAAACGGTCGTTGTGGCTTTAGACTAAGTTGCAGATTCAACCATCCACCGGTGAGTGGAAACACAAAGAAAGATTACTTTACTGTGTCTTATTAG